A window of the Coturnix japonica isolate 7356 chromosome 12, Coturnix japonica 2.1, whole genome shotgun sequence genome harbors these coding sequences:
- the CNBP gene encoding cellular nucleic acid-binding protein isoform X1, with protein MSSNECFKCGRTGHWARECPTGIGRGRGMRTRGRAGFQFMSSSLPDICYRCGESGHLAKDCDLQEDEACYNCGRGGHIAKDCKEPKREREQCCYNCGKPGHLARDCDHADEQKCYSCGEFGHIQKDCTKVKCYRCGETGHVAINCSKTSEVNCYRCGESGHLARECTIEASA; from the exons ATGAGCAGCAACGAATGCTTCAAGTGCGGACGCACTGGCCATTGGGCCCGGGAGTGCCCAACTGGGATTGGCCGTGGTCGTGGGATGAGAACCCGTGGCAGAG CAGGCTTCCAGTTCATGTCTTCATCTCTCCCGGACATCTGTTACCGCTGTGGTGAGTCTGGCCATCTTGCCAAGGACTGTGATCTTCAGGAGGATG AAGCCTGCTATAACTGCGGTAGAGGTGGCCATATTGCTAAGGACTGCAAGGAGCcgaagagagagagagagcagtgctgctaCAACTGTGGCAAACCTGGCCACCTGGCTCGTGACTGTGACCATGCGGACGAGCAGAAATGCTACTCGTGTGGAGAGTTTGGACACATTCAAAAAGACTGCACCAAAGTGAAATGCTATAG GTGTGGTGAAACTGGCCATGTAGCCATCAACTGCAGCAAGACCAGTGAAGTCAACTGCTATCGCTGCGGCGAGTCAGGGCACCTTGCACGGGAATGCACAATTGAAGCTTCAGcctaa
- the LOC107319677 gene encoding haloacid dehalogenase-like hydrolase domain-containing 5 isoform X2, with translation MQGTLNYTAQVVVFSAALHMLLCFRSALALFHSCSVLLVGGSPHPLHKSPGVHFNPPSGVGGQNSSVPPALSSITAGTRRPGGAGRSAGLARGRCHGLKPWWRCRRCCRPGGSAMRRVLPLRALLGGGTAGRRVRLSELGGQRCGTAAAGSGGKLNVLPSFGFLVDIDGVLVRGKTPIPAARTAFQKLVNSQGQFLVPVVFVTNAGDCLRQKKADQLSHILGVPVSQDQVMMSHSPLRIFKRYHPKCVLVSGQGPLLDIAQDLGFSQPVTIEMLRERYPLLDVVDHDRAPDVLFSSAVELPKIEAVVLFGEPVRWETNLQLIIDVLLTSGYPGNPYHHENYPHIPVLACNMDLMWVAEAQSPRFGHGTFMVCLENIYKKITGKDLKYEALMGKPSELTYQYADYLIRAQAAERQWKQPIRTLYAVGDNLMTDVYGANLYNRYLEEKNSRKGSKTWIQAKVAGAYLDLHCCCTLTQSLKRNASIS, from the exons ATGCAGGGAACTTTAAATTATACAGCTCAGGTTGTTgtgttctctgcagctctgcacatgCTGTTGTGTTTCAGAAGTGCCCTGGCTTTGTTTCATTCCTGCTCGGTGCTGCTGGTTGGAGGCAGCCCCCACCCACTGCATAAAAGCCCCGGGGTCCATTTCAACCCTCCGTCTGGGGTTGGTGGGCAGAACAGCTCAGTTCCACCCGCATTATCCAGCATCACTGCGGGTACCCGGCGTCCTGGCGGGGCGGGGCGTTCCGCAGGGCTGGCTCGGGGGCGGTGCCATGGTTTGAAGCCGTGGTGGCGGTGTCGGCGTTGCTGCCGTCCGGGTGGTTCCGCCATGCGCCGGGTGCTGCCGCTCCGGGCGCTGCTCGGGGGCGGCACGGCGGGGCGGCGTGTCCGGCTGTCGGAGCTCGGAGGGCAGCGCTGCGGAACGGCGGCTGCGGGGAGCGGAGGGAAG CTGAACGTACTGCCATCCTTTGGGTTTCTTGTTGACATTGATGGTGTGCTGGTACGAGGAAAGACTCCGATTCCTGCTGCAAGAACAGCCTTTCAGAAGCTGGTTAACTCTCAGGGGCAGTTCTTGGTGCCCGTAGTGTTTGTCACCAATGCAGGGGATTGCCTGCGCCAGAAGAAAGCAGATCAGTTGTCCCATATACTGGGAGTTCCA GTTTCACAGGACCAAGTGATGATGTCACACAGCCCGCTGCGGATCTTCAAACGTTATCATCCCAAATGTGTTCTGGTATCTGGACAAGGGCCGCTTCTGGACATTGCTCAGGA CCTGGGGTTCAGCCAGCCTGTCACCATTGAGATGCTGCGGGAGCGGTACCCGCTGCTGGATGTCGTTGACCATGACAGAGCACCTGACGTGTTG ttctCCTCTGCTGTGGAGCTTCCCAAGATCGAGG ctgttgttttgtttggggaGCCCGTCAGGTGGGAAACCAACCTTCAGCTGATAATTGATGTTTTGCTGACGAGTGGCTATCCTGGAAATCCGTATCACCATGAGAATTACCCTCATATACCTGTACTCGCTTGTAATATGGATCTAATGTGGGTAGCTGAAGCACAGTCTCCAAG GTTTGGGCATGGGACATTCATGGTGTGTTTGGAAAACATTTACAAGAAGATTACTGGCAAAGATCTGAAATACGAGGCCTTAATGGGCAAGCCTAGTGAACTGACCTACCAGTATGCAGATTACCTTATCAGGGCtcaagcagcagaaaggcaatGGAAGCAACCCATTCGAACTCTTTATGCTGTTGG GGATAATCTCATGACTGATGTTTATGGTGCTAACCTGTACAATCGCTATCTTGAAGAGAAGAATTCCAGAAAAGGCTCAAAAACGTGGATTCAGGCCAAAGTTGCTGGAG CATATCTGGacctgcattgctgctgcactCTGACACAAAGCCTTAAAAGAAATGCCAGTATAAGCTGA
- the CNBP gene encoding cellular nucleic acid-binding protein isoform X4 gives MSSNECFKCGRTGHWARECPTGIGRGRGMRTRGRGFQFMSSSLPDICYRCGESGHLAKDCDLQEDACYNCGRGGHIAKDCKEPKREREQCCYNCGKPGHLARDCDHADEQKCYSCGEFGHIQKDCTKVKCYRCGETGHVAINCSKTSEVNCYRCGESGHLARECTIEASA, from the exons ATGAGCAGCAACGAATGCTTCAAGTGCGGACGCACTGGCCATTGGGCCCGGGAGTGCCCAACTGGGATTGGCCGTGGTCGTGGGATGAGAACCCGTGGCAGAG GCTTCCAGTTCATGTCTTCATCTCTCCCGGACATCTGTTACCGCTGTGGTGAGTCTGGCCATCTTGCCAAGGACTGTGATCTTCAGGAGGATG CCTGCTATAACTGCGGTAGAGGTGGCCATATTGCTAAGGACTGCAAGGAGCcgaagagagagagagagcagtgctgctaCAACTGTGGCAAACCTGGCCACCTGGCTCGTGACTGTGACCATGCGGACGAGCAGAAATGCTACTCGTGTGGAGAGTTTGGACACATTCAAAAAGACTGCACCAAAGTGAAATGCTATAG GTGTGGTGAAACTGGCCATGTAGCCATCAACTGCAGCAAGACCAGTGAAGTCAACTGCTATCGCTGCGGCGAGTCAGGGCACCTTGCACGGGAATGCACAATTGAAGCTTCAGcctaa
- the ISY1 gene encoding pre-mRNA-splicing factor ISY1 homolog, producing the protein MARNAEKAMTALARFRQAQLEEGKVKERRPFLASECNELPKAEKWRRQIIGEISKKVAQIQNAGLGEFRIRDLNDEINKLLREKGHWEVRIRELGGPDYARIGPRMLDHEGKEVPGNRGYKYFGAAKDLPGVRELFEKEPLPPPRKTRAELMKSIDAEYYGYRDEDDGILEPLEQEHEKKVIAEAVEKWKMEREARLARGDEEEEEEVNIYAVDDESDEEGGKEKEGEEGQQKFIAHVPVPSQQEIEEALVRRKKMELLQKYASETLMAQSEEAKRLLGL; encoded by the exons ATG gCTCGGAACGCGGAGAAAGCCAT GACAGCCTTGGCAAGGTTTCGTCAAGCTCagctggaagaaggaaaagtgaag GAACGAAGACCTTTCCTTGCATCAGAGTGTAATGAATTGCCGAAAGCTGAGAAATGGAGACGGCAG ATCATCGGGGAAATTTCCAAGAAAGTGGCACAGATTCAAAATG CTGGATTGGGTGAATTCAGAATTCGGGACCTGAACGatgaaataaacaaacttcTGAGGGAAAAAGGGCACTGGGAAGTCCGAATAAGGGAGCTGGGAGGTCCTGATTATGCT aggatTGGACCGAGGATGTTGGATCACGAGGGAAAGGAAGTTCCGGGAAACAGAGGTTACAAATACTTTGGAGCTGCAAAGGATTTACCAGGAGTTAGAGAACTTTTTGAGAAGGAGC CCCTCCCACCACCCCGGAAAACTCGTGCAGAACTGATGAAATCCATTGATGCAGAGTACTATGGCTACAGGGATGAAGATGATGGTATTCTAGAGCCCCTGGAACAAGAACATGAGAAGAAAG TTATAGCAGAAGCAgtggagaaatggaaaatggagagagaagcACGACTTGCGAGAggtgatgaggaggaggaggaggaagtaaATATCTACGCTGTTGATGATGAG tctgatgAGGAAGgtggcaaagaaaaagaaggtgaaGAAGGCCAACAGAAATTTATTGCACATGTTCCAGTGCCGTCCCAGCAGGAG ATTGAGGAAGCTCTCGTGCGGAGAAAGAAGATGGAACTTCTTCAGAAATATGCTAGTGAAACTCTGATGGCACAGAGCGAAGAGGCAAAAAGACTTCTAGGATTATAA
- the LOC107319677 gene encoding haloacid dehalogenase-like hydrolase domain-containing 5 isoform X3, whose protein sequence is MLNVLPSFGFLVDIDGVLVRGKTPIPAARTAFQKLVNSQGQFLVPVVFVTNAGDCLRQKKADQLSHILGVPVSQDQVMMSHSPLRIFKRYHPKCVLVSGQGPLLDIAQDLGFSQPVTIEMLRERYPLLDVVDHDRAPDVLFSSAVELPKIEAVVLFGEPVRWETNLQLIIDVLLTSGYPGNPYHHENYPHIPVLACNMDLMWVAEAQSPRFGHGTFMVCLENIYKKITGKDLKYEALMGKPSELTYQYADYLIRAQAAERQWKQPIRTLYAVGDNLMTDVYGANLYNRYLEEKNSRKGSKTWIQAKVAGGRGSAALSQGDEIDNSWENELASSAATHCRSVLVCTGVYNPLTEVPLDTTESRTEMVFHGHRDFRFDPGLVEPDHVVPDVNAAVDLIFQLENFTPN, encoded by the exons ATG CTGAACGTACTGCCATCCTTTGGGTTTCTTGTTGACATTGATGGTGTGCTGGTACGAGGAAAGACTCCGATTCCTGCTGCAAGAACAGCCTTTCAGAAGCTGGTTAACTCTCAGGGGCAGTTCTTGGTGCCCGTAGTGTTTGTCACCAATGCAGGGGATTGCCTGCGCCAGAAGAAAGCAGATCAGTTGTCCCATATACTGGGAGTTCCA GTTTCACAGGACCAAGTGATGATGTCACACAGCCCGCTGCGGATCTTCAAACGTTATCATCCCAAATGTGTTCTGGTATCTGGACAAGGGCCGCTTCTGGACATTGCTCAGGA CCTGGGGTTCAGCCAGCCTGTCACCATTGAGATGCTGCGGGAGCGGTACCCGCTGCTGGATGTCGTTGACCATGACAGAGCACCTGACGTGTTG ttctCCTCTGCTGTGGAGCTTCCCAAGATCGAGG ctgttgttttgtttggggaGCCCGTCAGGTGGGAAACCAACCTTCAGCTGATAATTGATGTTTTGCTGACGAGTGGCTATCCTGGAAATCCGTATCACCATGAGAATTACCCTCATATACCTGTACTCGCTTGTAATATGGATCTAATGTGGGTAGCTGAAGCACAGTCTCCAAG GTTTGGGCATGGGACATTCATGGTGTGTTTGGAAAACATTTACAAGAAGATTACTGGCAAAGATCTGAAATACGAGGCCTTAATGGGCAAGCCTAGTGAACTGACCTACCAGTATGCAGATTACCTTATCAGGGCtcaagcagcagaaaggcaatGGAAGCAACCCATTCGAACTCTTTATGCTGTTGG GGATAATCTCATGACTGATGTTTATGGTGCTAACCTGTACAATCGCTATCTTGAAGAGAAGAATTCCAGAAAAGGCTCAAAAACGTGGATTCAGGCCAAAGTTGCTGGAGGTAGAGGGTCTGCTGCTCTCTCTCAGGGTGATGAGATAGATAACAGCTGGGAGAATGAACTGGCATCCTCGGCTGCTACCCACTGTAGGTCTGTTCTTGTTTGTACTGGGGTTTACAACCCACTCACGGAGGTGCCCTTGGATACCACGgagagcagaactgaaatggTATTCCATGGCCACAGAGATTTTAGGTTTGATCCTGGTTTAGTAGAACCGGATCATGTGGTACCAGACGTTAATGCTGCTGTAGACCTGATCTTCCAGTTGGAGAACTTTACTCCTAATTGA
- the LOC107319677 gene encoding haloacid dehalogenase-like hydrolase domain-containing 5 isoform X1 has protein sequence MQGTLNYTAQVVVFSAALHMLLCFRSALALFHSCSVLLVGGSPHPLHKSPGVHFNPPSGVGGQNSSVPPALSSITAGTRRPGGAGRSAGLARGRCHGLKPWWRCRRCCRPGGSAMRRVLPLRALLGGGTAGRRVRLSELGGQRCGTAAAGSGGKLNVLPSFGFLVDIDGVLVRGKTPIPAARTAFQKLVNSQGQFLVPVVFVTNAGDCLRQKKADQLSHILGVPVSQDQVMMSHSPLRIFKRYHPKCVLVSGQGPLLDIAQDLGFSQPVTIEMLRERYPLLDVVDHDRAPDVLFSSAVELPKIEAVVLFGEPVRWETNLQLIIDVLLTSGYPGNPYHHENYPHIPVLACNMDLMWVAEAQSPRFGHGTFMVCLENIYKKITGKDLKYEALMGKPSELTYQYADYLIRAQAAERQWKQPIRTLYAVGDNLMTDVYGANLYNRYLEEKNSRKGSKTWIQAKVAGGRGSAALSQGDEIDNSWENELASSAATHCRSVLVCTGVYNPLTEVPLDTTESRTEMVFHGHRDFRFDPGLVEPDHVVPDVNAAVDLIFQLENFTPN, from the exons ATGCAGGGAACTTTAAATTATACAGCTCAGGTTGTTgtgttctctgcagctctgcacatgCTGTTGTGTTTCAGAAGTGCCCTGGCTTTGTTTCATTCCTGCTCGGTGCTGCTGGTTGGAGGCAGCCCCCACCCACTGCATAAAAGCCCCGGGGTCCATTTCAACCCTCCGTCTGGGGTTGGTGGGCAGAACAGCTCAGTTCCACCCGCATTATCCAGCATCACTGCGGGTACCCGGCGTCCTGGCGGGGCGGGGCGTTCCGCAGGGCTGGCTCGGGGGCGGTGCCATGGTTTGAAGCCGTGGTGGCGGTGTCGGCGTTGCTGCCGTCCGGGTGGTTCCGCCATGCGCCGGGTGCTGCCGCTCCGGGCGCTGCTCGGGGGCGGCACGGCGGGGCGGCGTGTCCGGCTGTCGGAGCTCGGAGGGCAGCGCTGCGGAACGGCGGCTGCGGGGAGCGGAGGGAAG CTGAACGTACTGCCATCCTTTGGGTTTCTTGTTGACATTGATGGTGTGCTGGTACGAGGAAAGACTCCGATTCCTGCTGCAAGAACAGCCTTTCAGAAGCTGGTTAACTCTCAGGGGCAGTTCTTGGTGCCCGTAGTGTTTGTCACCAATGCAGGGGATTGCCTGCGCCAGAAGAAAGCAGATCAGTTGTCCCATATACTGGGAGTTCCA GTTTCACAGGACCAAGTGATGATGTCACACAGCCCGCTGCGGATCTTCAAACGTTATCATCCCAAATGTGTTCTGGTATCTGGACAAGGGCCGCTTCTGGACATTGCTCAGGA CCTGGGGTTCAGCCAGCCTGTCACCATTGAGATGCTGCGGGAGCGGTACCCGCTGCTGGATGTCGTTGACCATGACAGAGCACCTGACGTGTTG ttctCCTCTGCTGTGGAGCTTCCCAAGATCGAGG ctgttgttttgtttggggaGCCCGTCAGGTGGGAAACCAACCTTCAGCTGATAATTGATGTTTTGCTGACGAGTGGCTATCCTGGAAATCCGTATCACCATGAGAATTACCCTCATATACCTGTACTCGCTTGTAATATGGATCTAATGTGGGTAGCTGAAGCACAGTCTCCAAG GTTTGGGCATGGGACATTCATGGTGTGTTTGGAAAACATTTACAAGAAGATTACTGGCAAAGATCTGAAATACGAGGCCTTAATGGGCAAGCCTAGTGAACTGACCTACCAGTATGCAGATTACCTTATCAGGGCtcaagcagcagaaaggcaatGGAAGCAACCCATTCGAACTCTTTATGCTGTTGG GGATAATCTCATGACTGATGTTTATGGTGCTAACCTGTACAATCGCTATCTTGAAGAGAAGAATTCCAGAAAAGGCTCAAAAACGTGGATTCAGGCCAAAGTTGCTGGAGGTAGAGGGTCTGCTGCTCTCTCTCAGGGTGATGAGATAGATAACAGCTGGGAGAATGAACTGGCATCCTCGGCTGCTACCCACTGTAGGTCTGTTCTTGTTTGTACTGGGGTTTACAACCCACTCACGGAGGTGCCCTTGGATACCACGgagagcagaactgaaatggTATTCCATGGCCACAGAGATTTTAGGTTTGATCCTGGTTTAGTAGAACCGGATCATGTGGTACCAGACGTTAATGCTGCTGTAGACCTGATCTTCCAGTTGGAGAACTTTACTCCTAATTGA
- the CNBP gene encoding cellular nucleic acid-binding protein isoform X3, with protein MSSNECFKCGRTGHWARECPTGIGRGRGMRTRGRGFQFMSSSLPDICYRCGESGHLAKDCDLQEDEACYNCGRGGHIAKDCKEPKREREQCCYNCGKPGHLARDCDHADEQKCYSCGEFGHIQKDCTKVKCYRCGETGHVAINCSKTSEVNCYRCGESGHLARECTIEASA; from the exons ATGAGCAGCAACGAATGCTTCAAGTGCGGACGCACTGGCCATTGGGCCCGGGAGTGCCCAACTGGGATTGGCCGTGGTCGTGGGATGAGAACCCGTGGCAGAG GCTTCCAGTTCATGTCTTCATCTCTCCCGGACATCTGTTACCGCTGTGGTGAGTCTGGCCATCTTGCCAAGGACTGTGATCTTCAGGAGGATG AAGCCTGCTATAACTGCGGTAGAGGTGGCCATATTGCTAAGGACTGCAAGGAGCcgaagagagagagagagcagtgctgctaCAACTGTGGCAAACCTGGCCACCTGGCTCGTGACTGTGACCATGCGGACGAGCAGAAATGCTACTCGTGTGGAGAGTTTGGACACATTCAAAAAGACTGCACCAAAGTGAAATGCTATAG GTGTGGTGAAACTGGCCATGTAGCCATCAACTGCAGCAAGACCAGTGAAGTCAACTGCTATCGCTGCGGCGAGTCAGGGCACCTTGCACGGGAATGCACAATTGAAGCTTCAGcctaa
- the CNBP gene encoding cellular nucleic acid-binding protein isoform X2, whose amino-acid sequence MSSNECFKCGRTGHWARECPTGIGRGRGMRTRGRAGFQFMSSSLPDICYRCGESGHLAKDCDLQEDACYNCGRGGHIAKDCKEPKREREQCCYNCGKPGHLARDCDHADEQKCYSCGEFGHIQKDCTKVKCYRCGETGHVAINCSKTSEVNCYRCGESGHLARECTIEASA is encoded by the exons ATGAGCAGCAACGAATGCTTCAAGTGCGGACGCACTGGCCATTGGGCCCGGGAGTGCCCAACTGGGATTGGCCGTGGTCGTGGGATGAGAACCCGTGGCAGAG CAGGCTTCCAGTTCATGTCTTCATCTCTCCCGGACATCTGTTACCGCTGTGGTGAGTCTGGCCATCTTGCCAAGGACTGTGATCTTCAGGAGGATG CCTGCTATAACTGCGGTAGAGGTGGCCATATTGCTAAGGACTGCAAGGAGCcgaagagagagagagagcagtgctgctaCAACTGTGGCAAACCTGGCCACCTGGCTCGTGACTGTGACCATGCGGACGAGCAGAAATGCTACTCGTGTGGAGAGTTTGGACACATTCAAAAAGACTGCACCAAAGTGAAATGCTATAG GTGTGGTGAAACTGGCCATGTAGCCATCAACTGCAGCAAGACCAGTGAAGTCAACTGCTATCGCTGCGGCGAGTCAGGGCACCTTGCACGGGAATGCACAATTGAAGCTTCAGcctaa